The genomic DNA ACTATTCGTTGTGCAACCATGCTTTCTTTTCGAGCAGTTCTTCGTCTGTTTCGCGGTAGTCTGGATCATCTACGCAGCAATCCACAGGGCAAACCGCAGCGCATTGCGGTTCTTCGTGGAAGCCTTTACATTCAGTACATTTATTGGGTACGATGTAATAAAACTCGTCAGAAACTGGCGTTTGTTTCTCTTTTCCATCCACAAAAACGCCTTCTTCAATTTCTACTTTCGTAAGGCTGGTACCGCCGCCCCAAGTCCATTCTACGCCACCTTCATAGATAGCAGTGTTTGGGCACTCGGGTTCGCAAGCTCCGCAGTTAATACATTCGTCTGTTATTATAATAGCCATTGTTTGTCGTGCTGTTGGTTATTATCTTGATAAAACAAAAAAGTTAGCTTAAAATATACCGTTTTCACGGATACGTTTCTGCAAAAATAACAATCCATTGTTGCGAAAACAGTGCAAAACGCAATATTGTTCCTATTTTTTTGTATTTGGCTAAAATAATCCAGTATTACAGGCTTTGCATCATATTGAGTTTTCGGTACAAACCCGCTTCATTTTCAAGTAATTGGGTGTGTGTGCCACGTTCCACGATGCGGCCTTGTTGGATTACCAAAATTTCGTCGGCGTGCTGAATCGTACTGAGTCGGTGCGCAATGACCAATGAGGTACGGTTTTTCATCAGATTGAACAAGGCTTCTTGTACGAGTTTTTCGGATTCGGTATCCAAAGCACTGGTAGCCTCGTCCAGAATCAAGATAGACGGATTTTTCAGGACGGCGCGTGCAATGTTAAGGCGTTGGCGTTGGCCACCCGAAAGTTTCATGCCTCTGTCGCCGATGGCGGTTTGATAGCCGTTTTCGGTTTGCATAATGAAATCATGCGCATTGGCGATTTTGGCGGCCTGAATTACTTCTTCTGGCGTGGCATCGGTTTTACAAAAAGCAATGTTATTAAAAATGGTATCGTTAAAAAGAATAGATTCTTGCGTTACGATACCCATTTGCGCACGCACGGACTCAATGTCGCAGTCGCGTAGGTCGTGGCCGTCTATGCTAATACTTCCCGACAAAGGGTCATAGAAACGCGGTAGTAAATCGGCAATGGTGGACTTGCCGCCGCCCGAAGGTCCGACAAGTGCAATGGTTTTTCCTTTTTGGAGGGTGAAACTCAAATCCGACAATACGATTTTATCCCCATAACCGAAGCTAACCTCCTTAAAATCAATGGCTTTTTCAAACGAAGGCAATTTTTGTGCATTTGGTTTGTCCTGAAGCTCAACGGGCGTGTCAAGGAGTTTAAAAATTCTATCTCCCGAAACGATACCTTTTTGGATATTGCTCAACGACGTTGATAGTGCTTTGGCTGGGCGCAACACTTGCGAGAAAATCGCCAAATACGTCATAAATTCACTGGCTTTGAGCGCGTCGGCATCGCCCGAAATCACCAAGCCGCCGCCATACAATAAAATGCCCGAAATCACTAAAATACTGCTAAATTCTGAAAACGGCGAAGCCTGTTCGCGGCGTTTGGCAGTTTTGAAAGACAACTCCGCAAAGTTTTGGTTTTCTTTGGCAAACTTGTCGCGAATGTATTGTTGGCCGTTAAAGGCTTTAATTACACGCATTCCGCCAAGTGTTTCGTCCAGAATGGTCAGGGTTCTACTCCAAGATTCTTGGCCTGCGTTGGCGGCGGATTTCATGCGTTTGGAAATAGAGCCAATAATTAACCCCGAAATAGGAATAACAATGAGTGTAAACAGTGTTAGCTC from Flexibacter flexilis DSM 6793 includes the following:
- a CDS encoding 4Fe-4S dicluster domain-containing protein, whose protein sequence is MAIIITDECINCGACEPECPNTAIYEGGVEWTWGGGTSLTKVEIEEGVFVDGKEKQTPVSDEFYYIVPNKCTECKGFHEEPQCAAVCPVDCCVDDPDYRETDEELLEKKAWLHNE
- a CDS encoding ABC transporter ATP-binding protein, with amino-acid sequence MKTYFRILSFAQPIGRYALPYSITSVLSIFFGLVNFSLLIPVLDVLFGKVSPEMLAIKKPEFALTIDYAQNWFNYNLAQKVLEGGSGVEGKMAALQFVCIILIISVLLSNVFKYLSILVIESLRTNTLRNLKQVLFDKVSGMHLGFFSNERKGDIMARMTSDVSEVEYSVANSLTVIFREPLTIIGYFVVLLKISVELTLFTLIVIPISGLIIGSISKRMKSAANAGQESWSRTLTILDETLGGMRVIKAFNGQQYIRDKFAKENQNFAELSFKTAKRREQASPFSEFSSILVISGILLYGGGLVISGDADALKASEFMTYLAIFSQVLRPAKALSTSLSNIQKGIVSGDRIFKLLDTPVELQDKPNAQKLPSFEKAIDFKEVSFGYGDKIVLSDLSFTLQKGKTIALVGPSGGGKSTIADLLPRFYDPLSGSISIDGHDLRDCDIESVRAQMGIVTQESILFNDTIFNNIAFCKTDATPEEVIQAAKIANAHDFIMQTENGYQTAIGDRGMKLSGGQRQRLNIARAVLKNPSILILDEATSALDTESEKLVQEALFNLMKNRTSLVIAHRLSTIQHADEILVIQQGRIVERGTHTQLLENEAGLYRKLNMMQSL